In Streptomyces sp. NBC_01408, one DNA window encodes the following:
- a CDS encoding LysR family transcriptional regulator — protein sequence MLDLARLRALHAVSVHGSVAGAAAALGYTPSAVSQQIAKLERETRTTLLERRGRGVALTEEARHLADTAQELLAIVERAETTLEERRGQPSGLLTVAAFASAARGLLPGVLADLARRHPALDVRLTEVDPHLSVDLVARGVTDLAVAHDWDIAPLPAPEGIEQAVIGDDLCDLVVPAGHPFTTRRVVSRAELGGQRWVCPPPGRVCHDWLVRTLRTAGFEPDIAHVAEENHTVVALVAAGLGVAVVPRLGTGALPPGAVAVRLEPGPVRRLYALWRTGAARRPAITEAVRALQEHWAGQPEPPRPGPTSGGPPECP from the coding sequence ATGCTCGACCTCGCCCGGCTGCGCGCCCTGCACGCCGTCTCCGTCCACGGTTCGGTCGCGGGCGCGGCGGCCGCCCTCGGCTACACCCCCTCCGCGGTCTCGCAGCAGATCGCCAAGCTGGAGCGGGAGACCCGGACCACCCTGCTGGAGCGGCGGGGCCGGGGTGTCGCGCTGACCGAGGAGGCCCGGCACCTGGCGGACACGGCCCAGGAGCTGCTGGCCATCGTCGAGCGCGCCGAGACCACCCTGGAGGAGCGGCGCGGGCAGCCGAGCGGCCTGCTGACGGTGGCCGCGTTCGCCTCGGCGGCTCGCGGGCTGCTGCCGGGCGTGCTGGCCGACCTGGCCCGCCGTCATCCGGCGCTGGACGTACGGCTCACAGAGGTGGACCCCCACCTGTCCGTGGACCTGGTGGCCCGCGGCGTCACCGATCTGGCGGTGGCCCACGACTGGGACATCGCCCCCCTGCCGGCGCCGGAGGGGATCGAGCAGGCGGTGATCGGGGACGACCTGTGCGACCTGGTGGTCCCGGCCGGGCATCCCTTCACCACTCGGCGGGTCGTCAGCCGGGCCGAGCTCGGCGGCCAGCGCTGGGTGTGCCCGCCGCCCGGCCGGGTCTGCCACGACTGGCTGGTGCGGACCCTGCGCACGGCCGGCTTCGAACCCGACATCGCGCACGTGGCCGAGGAGAACCACACCGTCGTCGCGCTGGTCGCCGCCGGGCTCGGGGTGGCGGTCGTCCCCCGGCTGGGCACCGGCGCGCTGCCGCCCGGAGCGGTGGCCGTCCGCCTGGAGCCGGGCCCCGTACGGCGGCTGTACGCCCTGTGGCGGACCGGAGCGGCCCGCCGCCCGGCGATCACCGAGGCCGTACGGGCCCTTCAGGAGCACTGGGCCGGGCAGCCGGAGCCGCCCCGGCCGGGGCCCACTTCCGGGGGACCCCCCGAGTGTCCTTGA
- a CDS encoding EamA family transporter, with the protein MRPVHTALAVLVAAVWGFNFVVIEIGLGHFPPLLLSALRFLVAALPAVFLVGRPKVAWKWILGVGTVLGIAKFGLLFTGMDAGMPAGLSSLVLQVQAVFTAVLAAVLLRERPGRVRVLGMGVALAGIAVAAVGGGTSGPVLGFALVVAAAACWGVSNVLTRKASPPDALNFMVWVCTVPVLPLLALSLLLEGPERDLAALRALDWSGLAVIGYVAWVSTVFGFGAWGYLLRRYPASAVAPFSLLVPVFGMSSAALVLGEQVSGTRWLAAVLLVGGVALTSLGGGSRPTAARAPNRTGVGSGVSAQSPPAAAAASPAP; encoded by the coding sequence ATGCGTCCCGTACACACCGCACTCGCCGTGCTCGTCGCCGCCGTCTGGGGCTTCAACTTCGTCGTCATCGAGATCGGGCTCGGCCACTTCCCGCCGCTGCTGCTGTCCGCCCTGCGCTTCCTCGTCGCGGCCCTGCCCGCGGTGTTCCTCGTCGGGCGCCCCAAGGTCGCCTGGAAGTGGATCCTCGGGGTTGGCACGGTCCTCGGCATCGCCAAGTTCGGGCTGCTGTTCACCGGCATGGACGCCGGGATGCCGGCCGGGCTGTCCTCCCTGGTGCTCCAGGTCCAGGCCGTCTTCACCGCCGTCCTCGCGGCGGTGCTGCTGCGCGAGCGGCCCGGCCGGGTCCGGGTGCTCGGCATGGGCGTGGCCCTCGCGGGGATCGCCGTGGCCGCCGTGGGCGGGGGGACCTCCGGGCCGGTGCTCGGCTTCGCGCTGGTCGTCGCGGCCGCCGCCTGCTGGGGCGTCTCCAACGTCCTGACCCGCAAGGCCTCCCCGCCCGACGCGCTGAACTTCATGGTCTGGGTCTGCACGGTCCCGGTGCTGCCGCTGCTCGCGCTCTCGCTGCTGCTGGAGGGGCCCGAGCGGGACCTGGCCGCGCTGCGCGCCCTGGACTGGTCCGGGCTCGCCGTCATCGGGTACGTCGCCTGGGTGTCCACAGTGTTCGGCTTCGGCGCCTGGGGGTACCTGCTGCGCCGCTACCCGGCCTCCGCCGTGGCCCCGTTCTCGCTGCTGGTGCCGGTGTTCGGGATGTCCTCGGCGGCCCTGGTGCTGGGGGAGCAGGTCTCGGGCACGCGCTGGCTCGCGGCGGTGCTCCTGGTCGGGGGCGTGGCGCTCACCTCGCTGGGGGGCGGCTCGCGCCCGACAGCCGCGCGCGCCCCGAACCGTACGGGGGTCGGTTCGGGCGTCAGTGCGCAGAGCCCTCCTGCAGCGGCAGCCGCCAGTCCTGCCCCGTGA
- a CDS encoding ATP-dependent RecD-like DNA helicase translates to MATDGAMQQAVVEGVLERITYANEDSGYTVARVDTGRGSGDLLTVVGALLGAQPGESLRMEGRWGSHPQYGKQFTVENYRTVLPATIQGIRRYLGSGLIKGIGPKIADRIVEHFGTDTLDVIESEPKRLIEVPGLGPKRTKLIGAAWEEQKAIKEVMVFLQGVGVSTSIAVRIYKKYADASIAVVKNQPYRLAADVWGIGFLTADRIAQAVGIPHDSPERVKAGLQYALSQSTDQGHCFLPEERLIADGVKLLQVDTGLVIDCLAELAADPEGVVRERVPDPQGGPDPLTAVYLVPFHRAELSLVGQVRRLLHAEDDRMPAFQDVDWDKALGWLAGRTGAKLAPEQRDAVRLALTRRVAVLTGGPGCGKSFTVRSIVELARAKKAKVVLAAPTGRAAKRLSELTGAEASTVHRLLELKPGGDAAYDRDRPLDADLVVVDEASMLDLLLANKLVKAVAPGAHLLLVGDVDQLPSVGAGEVLRDLLAEGGPVPAVRLTRIFRQAQQSGVVTNAHRINTGVPPITDGLPDFFLFPEEDTEEAGRLTVDVAARRIPARFGLDPRRDVQVLAPMHRGPAGAGNLNGLLQQAMTPARPDLPEKRFGGRVFRVGDKVTQIRNNYEKGANGVFNGTVGVVTGLDLDEQRLTVRTEEDEEIGYEFAELDELAHAYAVTIHRSQGSEYPAVVIPVTTGAWMMLQRNLLYTAVTRAKKLVVLVGSRKALGQAVRTVSAGRRYTAVAPRLSGRIPVGNIT, encoded by the coding sequence ATGGCAACCGACGGGGCGATGCAACAGGCCGTGGTGGAGGGGGTGCTCGAGCGCATCACCTACGCCAACGAGGACAGCGGCTACACGGTCGCGCGCGTCGACACCGGCCGCGGCAGCGGCGACCTCCTCACCGTCGTCGGCGCCCTGCTCGGCGCGCAGCCCGGCGAATCGCTGCGCATGGAGGGCCGCTGGGGCTCCCACCCGCAGTACGGCAAGCAGTTCACGGTGGAGAACTACCGCACCGTGCTCCCCGCCACCATCCAGGGCATCCGGCGCTACCTCGGTTCCGGCCTGATCAAGGGCATCGGCCCGAAGATCGCCGACCGGATCGTGGAGCACTTCGGCACCGACACCCTCGACGTGATCGAGAGCGAGCCCAAGCGGCTGATCGAGGTACCCGGGCTGGGCCCCAAGCGGACGAAGCTGATCGGGGCCGCCTGGGAGGAGCAGAAGGCCATCAAGGAGGTCATGGTCTTCCTCCAGGGCGTCGGCGTCTCCACCTCCATCGCCGTCCGCATCTACAAGAAGTACGCCGATGCCTCCATCGCGGTGGTGAAGAACCAGCCCTACCGGCTCGCCGCCGACGTCTGGGGCATCGGCTTCCTCACCGCCGACCGGATCGCCCAGGCAGTCGGGATCCCGCACGACAGCCCGGAACGGGTCAAGGCCGGGCTCCAGTACGCCCTGTCCCAGTCCACCGACCAGGGCCACTGCTTCCTGCCCGAGGAGCGGCTGATCGCCGACGGGGTCAAGCTGCTCCAGGTGGACACCGGCCTGGTGATCGACTGCCTGGCGGAGCTCGCCGCCGATCCGGAGGGGGTCGTACGGGAGCGGGTGCCGGATCCGCAGGGCGGCCCGGACCCGCTGACCGCCGTCTACCTGGTGCCCTTCCACCGGGCCGAACTGTCGCTGGTGGGCCAGGTGCGCCGGCTGCTGCACGCCGAGGACGACCGGATGCCCGCCTTCCAGGACGTGGACTGGGACAAGGCGCTGGGCTGGCTCGCCGGGCGGACCGGGGCGAAACTCGCCCCCGAGCAGCGGGACGCGGTCCGCCTCGCGCTCACCCGCCGGGTCGCCGTCCTCACCGGCGGGCCGGGCTGCGGCAAGTCCTTCACCGTCCGCTCGATCGTGGAGCTGGCCCGGGCCAAGAAGGCCAAGGTGGTCCTCGCCGCGCCCACCGGGCGGGCGGCGAAGCGGCTGTCCGAGCTCACCGGGGCGGAGGCCTCCACGGTGCACCGGCTGCTGGAGCTCAAGCCCGGCGGGGACGCGGCGTACGACCGGGACCGTCCGCTGGACGCCGACCTGGTCGTGGTCGACGAGGCCTCGATGCTGGACCTGCTGCTGGCCAACAAGCTGGTCAAGGCCGTGGCGCCGGGCGCGCACCTGCTGCTGGTCGGGGACGTGGACCAGCTGCCGTCCGTCGGCGCCGGGGAGGTGCTGCGGGACCTGCTGGCCGAGGGCGGCCCGGTGCCCGCGGTCCGGCTGACCCGGATCTTCCGGCAGGCCCAGCAGTCGGGCGTCGTCACCAACGCCCACCGGATCAACACCGGTGTGCCGCCGATCACCGACGGGCTGCCGGACTTCTTCCTCTTCCCCGAGGAGGACACCGAGGAGGCCGGGCGGCTCACCGTCGACGTGGCCGCCCGCCGGATCCCGGCCAGGTTCGGGCTCGACCCGCGCCGGGACGTCCAGGTGCTCGCACCCATGCACCGCGGCCCGGCGGGCGCCGGAAACCTCAACGGCCTCCTCCAGCAGGCCATGACCCCGGCCCGGCCGGACCTGCCGGAGAAGCGCTTCGGCGGCCGGGTCTTCCGGGTGGGCGACAAGGTGACCCAGATCCGGAACAACTACGAGAAGGGGGCCAACGGCGTCTTCAACGGCACCGTCGGCGTGGTCACCGGCCTCGACCTGGACGAACAGCGCCTGACGGTACGGACGGAGGAGGACGAGGAGATCGGCTACGAGTTCGCGGAGCTCGACGAGCTGGCCCACGCGTACGCCGTCACCATCCACCGTTCCCAGGGGAGTGAATATCCGGCAGTGGTGATCCCCGTCACCACCGGGGCTTGGATGATGCTCCAGCGGAATCTCCTCTACACGGCGGTGACCCGGGCGAAGAAACTGGTCGTCCTCGTCGGGTCCCGTAAAGCCCTCGGCCAGGCTGTGCGTACGGTTTCTGCAGGCAGGAGGTACACGGCGGTGGCGCCCAGGCTGTCCGGCCGGATACCGGTGGGAAACATCACCTAG
- a CDS encoding citrate synthase, with protein MSDNSVVLRYADGEYTYPVVESTVGDQGFDISKLRAQTGLVTLDSGYGNTAAYKSAITYLDGEQGILRYRGYPIEQLAERSTFIEVAYLLINGELPTVDQLASFRNEITQHTLLHEDVKRFYDGFPRDAHPMAMLSSVVSALSTFYQDSHNPFDETQRNLSTIRLLAKLPTIAAYAYKKSVGHPVVYPRNDLGYVENFLRMTFSVPAQEYDLDPVVVAALDKLLILHADHEQNCSTSTVRLVGSSQANMFASISAGISALWGPLHGGANQSVLEMLEGIKNDGGDVDAFIRKVKNKEDGVRLMGFGHRVYKSFDPRAKIIKAAAHDVLSSLGKSDELLDIALKLEEHALADEYFVSRNLYPNVDFYTGLIYRAMGFPTEMFTVLFAIGRLPGWIAQWHEMIKEPGSRIGRPRQIYTGEVLRDFVPVEAR; from the coding sequence GTGAGCGACAACTCTGTAGTACTCCGGTACGCGGACGGTGAATACACCTACCCGGTGGTCGAAAGCACTGTCGGTGACCAGGGCTTCGACATCTCGAAGCTGAGGGCCCAGACCGGGCTCGTCACTCTGGACAGTGGCTACGGCAACACCGCGGCGTACAAGTCCGCGATTACCTACCTCGACGGTGAGCAGGGCATCCTGCGCTACCGCGGTTACCCGATCGAGCAGCTGGCCGAGCGTTCGACCTTCATCGAGGTCGCCTACCTGCTGATCAACGGGGAGCTGCCGACCGTCGACCAGCTCGCGTCGTTCCGCAACGAGATCACCCAGCACACGCTGCTGCACGAGGACGTGAAGCGCTTCTACGACGGCTTCCCGCGCGACGCGCACCCGATGGCGATGCTCTCCTCCGTGGTCAGCGCGCTGTCGACGTTCTACCAGGACAGCCACAACCCCTTCGACGAGACGCAGCGCAACCTCTCGACGATCCGGCTGCTGGCCAAGCTCCCGACGATCGCGGCCTACGCGTACAAGAAGTCGGTCGGCCACCCGGTGGTCTACCCGCGCAACGACCTCGGCTACGTCGAGAACTTCCTGCGCATGACCTTCTCCGTGCCGGCCCAGGAGTACGACCTGGACCCGGTCGTGGTCGCGGCGCTCGACAAGCTGCTGATCCTGCACGCGGACCACGAGCAGAACTGCTCGACCTCCACCGTGCGTCTGGTCGGCTCCTCGCAGGCGAACATGTTCGCCTCGATCTCGGCCGGCATCTCGGCCCTGTGGGGTCCGCTGCACGGTGGCGCCAACCAGTCCGTCCTCGAGATGCTCGAGGGCATCAAGAACGACGGCGGCGACGTCGACGCCTTCATCCGCAAGGTGAAGAACAAGGAAGACGGCGTCCGCCTGATGGGCTTCGGGCACCGCGTCTACAAGAGCTTCGACCCCCGGGCGAAGATCATCAAGGCGGCGGCGCACGACGTCCTCTCCTCGCTCGGCAAGAGCGACGAGCTGCTGGACATCGCGCTCAAGCTGGAAGAGCACGCGCTGGCCGACGAGTACTTCGTCTCGCGCAACCTCTACCCGAACGTGGACTTCTACACCGGTCTGATCTACCGGGCCATGGGCTTCCCGACCGAGATGTTCACCGTGCTCTTCGCGATCGGCCGGCTGCCCGGCTGGATCGCCCAGTGGCACGAGATGATCAAGGAGCCGGGTTCCCGCATCGGCCGCCCGCGCCAGATCTACACCGGTGAGGTCCTGCGCGACTTCGTCCCGGTCGAGGCCCGCTGA
- a CDS encoding cation-translocating P-type ATPase, with product MTSTVHDGPIAAVELSIGGMTCASCAARIEKKLNRMDGVEATVNYATEKAHVSYTGDVQVADLIATVVKTGYTAEEPAPPEPEPAAGTPAAVRDPELDALRRRLLVSTALALPVVLLAMVPALQFDNWQWLSLTLAAPVVVWGALPFHRAAWTNARHGAATMDTLVSVGTLAAFTWSLWALFLGHAGMPGMRHGFDLTISRTDGSSAIYLEVAAGVVSFILLGRYLEARSKRKAGAALKALMELGAKDVTVLRAGREVRIPVSALAVGDRFLVRPGEKIATDGTVVEGSSAVDASMLTGESVPVEVSAGDAVTGATVNASGRLVVEATRVGADTQLARMARLVEDAQNGKAEVQRLADRISGVFVPVVLLLALGTWVTWLLITDDPTAAFTAAVAVLIIACPCALGLATPTALMVGTGRGAQLGILIKGPEVLESTRRVDTVVLDKTGTVTTGRMTLTGVHPAPDVDAHELLRLAGALEHASEHPIARAIATGAADRAGELPVPEGFDSLPGLGVQGVVEGHAVLVGRERLLADWSITLPAGLARAKAAAEAEGATAVLVAWDGAARGVLTVADAVKETSAEAVTRLRALGLTPVLLTGDNKAVAEAVAREVGIDEVIAEVLPQDKADVVRRLQKEGRTVAMVGDGVNDAAALAQADLGLAMGTGTDAAIEAGDLTLVRGDLRVAADAIRLSRRTLATIKGNLFWAFGYNVAALPLAAAGLLNPMIAGAAMAFSSVFVVTNSLRLRSFR from the coding sequence ATGACCAGCACAGTGCACGACGGGCCCATAGCGGCGGTCGAGCTCTCGATCGGCGGGATGACCTGCGCCTCCTGCGCGGCCCGCATCGAGAAGAAGCTCAACCGGATGGACGGCGTCGAGGCCACGGTGAACTACGCCACCGAGAAGGCCCACGTCTCCTACACCGGGGACGTCCAGGTCGCCGACCTGATCGCGACCGTGGTCAAGACCGGTTACACCGCCGAGGAGCCCGCGCCGCCCGAGCCGGAACCGGCTGCCGGCACCCCGGCGGCCGTACGCGATCCCGAGCTCGACGCGCTGCGCCGGCGGCTGCTCGTCTCCACCGCCCTCGCCCTCCCCGTCGTCCTGCTCGCGATGGTCCCGGCCCTCCAGTTCGACAACTGGCAGTGGCTCTCCCTGACCCTCGCCGCCCCGGTCGTCGTCTGGGGCGCGCTCCCCTTCCACCGGGCCGCCTGGACCAACGCCCGGCACGGCGCCGCCACCATGGACACCCTGGTCTCGGTCGGCACCCTGGCCGCCTTCACCTGGTCCCTGTGGGCCCTGTTCCTCGGCCACGCGGGCATGCCGGGCATGCGGCACGGCTTCGACCTGACGATCTCCCGTACGGACGGCTCCTCGGCCATCTACCTGGAAGTGGCGGCCGGCGTCGTCAGCTTCATCCTCCTCGGCCGCTACCTGGAGGCCCGCTCCAAGCGGAAGGCCGGCGCGGCCCTCAAGGCCCTGATGGAGCTGGGCGCCAAGGACGTCACCGTCCTGCGCGCGGGCCGGGAGGTCCGCATCCCGGTGAGCGCGCTCGCCGTCGGCGACCGCTTCCTCGTACGCCCCGGCGAGAAGATCGCCACGGACGGCACGGTCGTCGAGGGCAGCTCCGCCGTGGACGCCTCCATGCTGACCGGCGAGTCGGTCCCGGTCGAGGTCTCCGCCGGCGACGCGGTCACCGGCGCCACCGTCAACGCCTCCGGCCGGCTGGTCGTCGAGGCCACCCGGGTCGGCGCCGACACCCAGCTCGCCCGGATGGCCCGGCTGGTCGAGGACGCCCAGAACGGCAAGGCCGAGGTGCAGCGCCTCGCCGACCGGATCTCCGGCGTCTTCGTACCGGTCGTACTGCTGCTCGCGCTCGGCACCTGGGTCACCTGGCTACTGATCACCGACGACCCCACCGCCGCCTTCACCGCGGCCGTGGCCGTCCTGATCATCGCCTGCCCCTGCGCCCTGGGCCTGGCCACACCGACCGCGCTGATGGTCGGCACCGGACGGGGCGCACAGCTCGGGATCCTGATCAAGGGCCCCGAGGTGCTGGAGTCCACCCGCCGCGTGGACACCGTCGTACTGGACAAGACCGGCACCGTCACCACCGGCCGGATGACCCTGACCGGCGTGCACCCCGCCCCGGACGTCGACGCGCACGAACTGCTGCGCCTGGCCGGAGCCCTGGAGCACGCCTCCGAGCACCCGATCGCCCGGGCCATCGCCACCGGCGCGGCCGACCGGGCCGGTGAACTGCCGGTCCCCGAGGGCTTCGACAGTCTCCCCGGGCTGGGCGTGCAGGGCGTGGTCGAGGGCCATGCCGTCCTGGTGGGCCGCGAGCGGCTGCTGGCCGACTGGTCGATCACCCTCCCCGCCGGGCTCGCGCGGGCCAAGGCGGCCGCCGAGGCCGAGGGCGCCACCGCCGTCCTGGTGGCCTGGGACGGAGCGGCACGCGGAGTGCTGACGGTGGCCGACGCGGTGAAGGAGACCAGCGCCGAGGCGGTCACCCGGCTCCGGGCGCTCGGCCTCACCCCGGTCCTGCTGACCGGCGACAACAAGGCCGTGGCCGAGGCGGTGGCCCGCGAAGTGGGCATCGACGAGGTGATCGCCGAGGTGCTCCCGCAGGACAAGGCGGACGTCGTACGCCGGCTCCAGAAGGAGGGCCGTACGGTCGCCATGGTCGGCGACGGGGTCAATGACGCGGCCGCGCTGGCCCAGGCCGACCTGGGCCTGGCCATGGGCACCGGGACGGACGCCGCCATCGAGGCGGGCGACCTGACCCTGGTGCGGGGCGACCTGCGGGTGGCCGCGGACGCGATCCGGCTGTCGCGCCGGACCCTGGCCACCATCAAGGGCAACCTGTTCTGGGCCTTCGGCTACAACGTGGCCGCCCTGCCGCTGGCGGCCGCCGGACTGCTCAATCCCATGATCGCGGGGGCCGCGATGGCCTTCTCCTCGGTCTTCGTGGTGACGAACAGCCTCCGGTTGCGCTCCTTCCGCTAG
- a CDS encoding heavy-metal-associated domain-containing protein, whose amino-acid sequence MTAETDTQTTTVYRVTGMTCGHCESAVTSELSALPGVSSVKAVAATGEVTVVSAAELADEDVRAAVDEAGYELTGRA is encoded by the coding sequence ATGACCGCCGAGACGGACACCCAGACCACCACCGTCTACCGGGTGACCGGCATGACCTGCGGGCACTGCGAGTCCGCGGTGACCAGCGAACTCTCCGCCCTGCCGGGCGTCAGCTCGGTCAAGGCCGTCGCCGCGACCGGCGAGGTCACCGTGGTCTCCGCCGCCGAGCTCGCCGACGAGGACGTCCGCGCCGCCGTGGACGAGGCCGGGTACGAGCTCACCGGCCGGGCCTGA
- a CDS encoding AlpA family transcriptional regulator has protein sequence MSDRQLWSYKEIAAHIRVQPDTVRSYRKHGLLPAPDHVEGGKPYWYAETVRAWVARRPGNRGRRED, from the coding sequence ATGAGCGACCGACAACTGTGGTCCTACAAGGAGATCGCCGCCCACATCCGCGTCCAGCCGGACACCGTGCGCTCCTACCGCAAGCACGGGCTCCTCCCCGCCCCCGACCACGTGGAGGGCGGCAAGCCCTACTGGTACGCCGAGACCGTCCGCGCGTGGGTGGCGCGCCGGCCCGGCAACCGGGGCCGCCGCGAAGACTGA
- a CDS encoding Gfo/Idh/MocA family protein, protein MTSTLGIAVIGTGKMGADHVRRIGRTVGGARVVAVADPDGDRVKEVAGRLDGASAHTDPAAAIAAPGVQAVLIASPGPAHEEAILHALERELPVLCEKPLTPDPAGALRVMEAERRLGRRLVQVGFMRRYDAEYERLKELLDAGGIGRPLFLHCRHRNVSSPSFFTSDMLISDSVVHEVDAARWLLGQEITAVSVLSPGPASAAPEGLRDPRLVLLETSGGAVVDVEIFVNCGFGYQVQCEAVGESGTARIGDGHAMVVQSGGRWGGEVDQDFTVRFADAYDRQLRRWVAAAARGRVTGPDAWDGYAAAAVSEAGLAAARGGVRTLVELVERPALYQR, encoded by the coding sequence ATGACCAGCACGCTCGGTATCGCCGTCATCGGCACCGGGAAGATGGGCGCCGACCACGTCCGCCGGATCGGCCGCACCGTGGGCGGGGCCCGGGTGGTGGCCGTGGCCGACCCGGACGGGGACCGGGTCAAGGAGGTCGCGGGCCGCCTGGACGGTGCGAGTGCGCACACCGACCCGGCGGCGGCGATAGCCGCCCCTGGTGTCCAGGCCGTACTGATCGCTTCCCCCGGGCCCGCGCACGAGGAAGCGATCCTGCACGCGCTGGAGCGGGAGCTTCCGGTGCTGTGCGAGAAACCGCTGACCCCGGACCCGGCCGGTGCGCTGCGCGTGATGGAGGCGGAACGCCGGCTGGGCCGGCGCCTGGTGCAGGTGGGGTTCATGCGGCGGTACGACGCCGAGTACGAGCGGCTGAAGGAGCTGCTGGACGCGGGCGGCATCGGGCGGCCGCTCTTCCTGCACTGCCGCCACCGCAACGTCTCCTCGCCGTCCTTCTTCACGAGCGACATGCTGATCAGCGATTCCGTGGTGCACGAGGTGGACGCGGCCCGCTGGCTGCTGGGGCAGGAGATCACGGCGGTGTCGGTGCTCTCCCCCGGGCCCGCGTCGGCGGCTCCGGAGGGGCTGCGCGATCCCCGGCTGGTGCTGCTGGAGACCTCCGGCGGGGCCGTCGTCGACGTGGAGATCTTCGTCAACTGCGGCTTCGGCTACCAGGTGCAGTGCGAGGCGGTCGGCGAGTCCGGCACGGCCCGGATCGGCGACGGCCACGCGATGGTCGTGCAGTCCGGGGGCCGGTGGGGCGGGGAGGTCGACCAGGACTTCACGGTGCGCTTCGCCGATGCCTACGACCGCCAGCTGCGGCGCTGGGTGGCGGCGGCCGCGCGGGGCCGGGTGACGGGGCCGGACGCCTGGGACGGCTACGCGGCGGCCGCGGTCTCGGAGGCGGGGCTGGCGGCCGCGCGCGGCGGCGTGCGGACCCTGGTGGAACTGGTGGAGCGACCGGCCCTCTACCAGCGCTGA
- a CDS encoding sugar phosphate isomerase/epimerase: protein MTSSPPALTRIRIGSAPDSWGVWFPDDPRQTPWERFLDEVAGAGYEWIELGPYGYLPTDPARLAEETAKRGLRVSAGTVFTGLHHGPAVWEDTWAHVSRIAALTQAMGAAHLVVIPSFWRDDKTGEVREDRTLTAGQWRELTTQTERLGREVHDRYGLRIVVHPHADTHIDTPSNVARFLDATDPGLVSLCLDTGHYAYCGGDSVEAIEAFAERIGYLHLKQVDPQILAEVTERQLPFGPAVGLGVMCEPPSGVPALEPVLAAAQRLGVDLFAIVEQDMYPCPPDRPLPIARRTRAYLRSCGV, encoded by the coding sequence ATGACGTCCTCCCCACCCGCGTTGACCCGTATCCGCATCGGTTCGGCTCCGGACTCCTGGGGTGTCTGGTTTCCCGACGACCCCCGGCAGACCCCTTGGGAGCGTTTCCTCGACGAGGTCGCCGGCGCCGGGTACGAGTGGATCGAGCTCGGCCCCTACGGCTATCTGCCCACGGATCCCGCCCGACTCGCCGAGGAAACGGCCAAGCGCGGACTGCGGGTCTCGGCCGGAACCGTCTTCACCGGACTCCATCACGGGCCCGCCGTGTGGGAGGACACCTGGGCGCACGTGTCGCGGATCGCGGCGCTCACCCAGGCCATGGGCGCGGCCCATCTCGTCGTGATCCCCTCCTTCTGGCGGGACGACAAGACCGGGGAGGTACGGGAGGACCGCACCCTCACCGCCGGTCAGTGGCGTGAACTGACCACCCAGACCGAGCGGCTGGGCCGGGAGGTCCATGACCGGTACGGGCTGCGGATCGTCGTCCACCCGCACGCCGACACCCACATCGACACCCCTTCGAACGTGGCCCGCTTCCTCGACGCCACCGACCCCGGGCTCGTCTCCCTGTGCCTGGACACCGGGCACTACGCGTACTGCGGCGGCGACAGCGTCGAGGCGATCGAGGCCTTCGCCGAGCGGATCGGCTACCTCCACCTCAAGCAGGTGGACCCCCAGATCCTCGCCGAAGTCACCGAACGGCAGCTGCCGTTCGGCCCCGCCGTGGGCCTCGGGGTGATGTGCGAACCGCCGTCGGGGGTGCCCGCACTGGAGCCCGTACTGGCGGCGGCCCAGCGGCTCGGGGTGGACCTGTTCGCCATCGTGGAGCAGGACATGTACCCCTGCCCGCCCGACCGCCCGCTGCCGATCGCCCGCCGTACCCGTGCCTACCTGCGCTCCTGCGGCGTCTGA